One stretch of Castor canadensis chromosome 12, mCasCan1.hap1v2, whole genome shotgun sequence DNA includes these proteins:
- the Fam98a gene encoding protein FAM98A isoform X1, producing MECDLMETDILESLEDLGYKGPLLDDGALSQAVSAGASSPEFTKLCAWLVSELRVLCKLEENVQATNSPSEAEEFQLEVSGLLGEMNCPYLSLTSGDVTKRLLIQKNCLLLLTYLISELEAARMLCVNAPPKKAQEGGGSEVFQELKGICIALGMSKPPANITMFQFFSGIEKKLKETLAKVPPNHVGKPLLKKPMGPAHWEKIEAINQAIANEYEVRRKLLIKRLDVTVQSFGWSDRAKSQTEKLAKVYQPKRSVLSPKSTISVAHLLAARQDLSKILRTSSGSIREKTACAINKVLMGRVPDRGGRPNEIEPPPPEMPPWQKRQDGPQQQTGSRGGGRGGYEHSSYGGGRGGHEQGGGRGGRGGYDHGGRGGGRGNKHQGGWTDGGSGGGGSYQDGGYRDSGFQPGGYHGGHSSGYQGGGYGGFQTSSYTGSGFQGGGYQQDNRYQDGGHHGDRGGGRGGRGGRGGRGGRGGQGGGWGGRGSQTYHQGGQFEQHFQHGGYQYNQSGFGQGRHYTS from the exons ATGGAGTGTGACCTCATGGAGACTGACATCTTGGAGTCGTTGGAAGATCTAGG TTACAAGGGCCCATTGTTGGATGATGGCGCGCTCTCTCAGGCAGTCTCTGCTGGAGCCAGTTCCCCTGAGTTTACCAAACTCTGTGCCTGGCTGGTGTCTGAATTAAGAGTACTCTGTAAACTTGAGGAAAATGTGCAAGCAACTAACA gtcCAAGTGAAGCTGAAGAGTTCCAGCTTGAGGTGAGTGGGCTGCTAGGGGAGATGAACTGCCCGTATCTTTCCCTGACATCTGGGGATGTGACCAAGCGCCTGCTCATTCAGAAAAACTGCCTCCTTCTGCTCA CATACCTCATCTCAGAACTAGAAGCTGCCAGAATGCTCTGTGTGAATGCTCCTCCAAAAAAAGCTCAAGAAGGAGGCGGTAGTGAGGTCTTTCAAGAGTTGAAAGGCATATGTATTGCTCTAGGAATGTCCAAACCTCCAGCCAATATAACTATGTTCCAATTCTTCAGCGGGATTGAGAAAAAA TTAAAGGAAACATTAGCAAAAGTTCCACCTAAtcatgtgggaaagcctttactgAAGAAGCCTATGGGACCAGCCCACTGG GAAAAGATAGAAGCAATTAACCAAGCCATAGCCAATGAATACGAAGTCCGGAGAAAGCTGCTAATAAAACGTTTGGATGTCACTGTGCAGTCCTTTGGGTGGTCTGACAGAGCTAAG AGTCAGACAGAAAAATTAGCCAAGGTTTACCAGCCGAAGCGTTCAGTCTTATCTCCTAAAAGTACTATCTCCGTTGCCCATCTTTTGGCTGCAAGACAAGACTTGTCAAAGATTTTAAGGACAAGCAGTGGTTCTATAAGAGAAAAGACTGCCTGTGCTATCAATAAG GTGTTGATGGGCAGGGTGCCTGATAGAGGTGGTAGACCCAATGAAATTGAACCTCCACCCCCAGAGATGCCACCATGGCAGAAAAGGCAAGATGGCCCCCAACAGCAAACAGGAAGCcgaggaggagggagaggtggTTATGAACATTCCTCATatggaggaggacgaggaggtcATGaacaaggaggagggagaggtggaCGTGGTGGCTATGACCATGGTGGCCGAGGGGGGGGACGAGGAAATAAACATCAAGGAGGATGGACAGATGGAGGGAGTGGAGGAGGAGGTAGCTACCAAGATGGTGGTTATCGAGATTCAGGTTTCCAGCCAGGCGGCTATCATGGTGGCCACAGCAGTGGTTATCAAGGCGGTGGCTATGGTGGCTTCCAAACATCTTCATATACAGGAAGTGGATTCCAGGGTGGTGGATACCAGCAGGACAATAGATACCAAGATGGTGGGCACCATGGTGATCGAGGTGGTGGTCGCGGCGGGAGAGGTGGTCGTGGAGGCCGGGGTGGACgtggagggcagggaggagggtggggaggaaggggaagccAGACTTACCACCAAGGAGGTCAGTTTGAACAGCACTTCCAGCATGGAGGCTACCAGTATAATCAGTCTGGATTTGGACAGGGAAGACATTATACCAGTTGA
- the Fam98a gene encoding protein FAM98A isoform X2 — MGPAHWEKIEAINQAIANEYEVRRKLLIKRLDVTVQSFGWSDRAKSQTEKLAKVYQPKRSVLSPKSTISVAHLLAARQDLSKILRTSSGSIREKTACAINKVLMGRVPDRGGRPNEIEPPPPEMPPWQKRQDGPQQQTGSRGGGRGGYEHSSYGGGRGGHEQGGGRGGRGGYDHGGRGGGRGNKHQGGWTDGGSGGGGSYQDGGYRDSGFQPGGYHGGHSSGYQGGGYGGFQTSSYTGSGFQGGGYQQDNRYQDGGHHGDRGGGRGGRGGRGGRGGRGGQGGGWGGRGSQTYHQGGQFEQHFQHGGYQYNQSGFGQGRHYTS, encoded by the exons ATGGGACCAGCCCACTGG GAAAAGATAGAAGCAATTAACCAAGCCATAGCCAATGAATACGAAGTCCGGAGAAAGCTGCTAATAAAACGTTTGGATGTCACTGTGCAGTCCTTTGGGTGGTCTGACAGAGCTAAG AGTCAGACAGAAAAATTAGCCAAGGTTTACCAGCCGAAGCGTTCAGTCTTATCTCCTAAAAGTACTATCTCCGTTGCCCATCTTTTGGCTGCAAGACAAGACTTGTCAAAGATTTTAAGGACAAGCAGTGGTTCTATAAGAGAAAAGACTGCCTGTGCTATCAATAAG GTGTTGATGGGCAGGGTGCCTGATAGAGGTGGTAGACCCAATGAAATTGAACCTCCACCCCCAGAGATGCCACCATGGCAGAAAAGGCAAGATGGCCCCCAACAGCAAACAGGAAGCcgaggaggagggagaggtggTTATGAACATTCCTCATatggaggaggacgaggaggtcATGaacaaggaggagggagaggtggaCGTGGTGGCTATGACCATGGTGGCCGAGGGGGGGGACGAGGAAATAAACATCAAGGAGGATGGACAGATGGAGGGAGTGGAGGAGGAGGTAGCTACCAAGATGGTGGTTATCGAGATTCAGGTTTCCAGCCAGGCGGCTATCATGGTGGCCACAGCAGTGGTTATCAAGGCGGTGGCTATGGTGGCTTCCAAACATCTTCATATACAGGAAGTGGATTCCAGGGTGGTGGATACCAGCAGGACAATAGATACCAAGATGGTGGGCACCATGGTGATCGAGGTGGTGGTCGCGGCGGGAGAGGTGGTCGTGGAGGCCGGGGTGGACgtggagggcagggaggagggtggggaggaaggggaagccAGACTTACCACCAAGGAGGTCAGTTTGAACAGCACTTCCAGCATGGAGGCTACCAGTATAATCAGTCTGGATTTGGACAGGGAAGACATTATACCAGTTGA